One segment of Pseudoalteromonas rubra DNA contains the following:
- a CDS encoding PKD domain-containing protein has product MRNYLLLSTFGILAACGGSSNNDNKSPSTDNTQQVVNQAPSVSLEGNTLVNAGDILSLTTTVTDPENDSVTGVWTSSLAGVQFIDSTDGTHQVIFPDVDEQTQVTLTFTVTDSHDNQVSKTWQVTVMPKSTAGHIDLVDTLTLAGGGHASITATFAVTSDIEKVDWRTDGFELSNKTILQGYNTRSGESTFSFDSPEVTQTQEFDIIFEITTSDEVITKTIKVTLAPESEPSLTVSLPEQVTVNEKNSLTIHATTTNTDDIISYDWQWQGTTQPSQQTQDKAAYTFSAPEVSADQTFTLQLTVTMKGDIKKTAETTVVVQNVTDLQGLKLTLDRSVAVPGQTITAYSNLTDFDDVENVTWNIPDFSDELLNKSNDKLVITIPDEDILQTSRQIEYTVKLKNGTEQSTFANFTYANSTAAKTLMIVKDPGEFSIYPDSSRILELEFNGDVDIEEVIVSSSDYDPYDTLEAINERKYLTLILNKKTITRKGLTVIKVTAKAGDIVRESTIIGTAHNAIVIPYAGVEETYIMGSEAHVFGQVFHLNDMQDLPSHWQAESTDDNVTIKQVSDTSASVKYNGETERTLTLEFHATDEHDQSDHSDVKLRYESNYTVRGDDYVCKVTDGQFEYCRETLGQTLSLDAPVELKQVITKGDYACLLGNYGTIICNAKGDNPVKNVPAQLLATKLNAVDANNVCAQLSDASWQCWGSRGTELTDLLAANATVHKVLANGSLACLVSNKDIKCYNGDTQTKLIKDVLPQDLLLYIGEICYRTGRGTLKCDIE; this is encoded by the coding sequence ATGCGGAATTATCTGCTGCTCTCCACTTTTGGGATTCTAGCCGCCTGTGGCGGTTCTTCTAATAACGACAATAAATCACCATCAACTGACAACACACAACAAGTCGTCAACCAGGCGCCCAGCGTCAGCCTGGAAGGCAATACCTTAGTCAACGCAGGTGATATTTTATCTCTGACGACCACAGTGACGGACCCGGAAAATGATTCGGTAACCGGTGTGTGGACCAGCTCCCTTGCGGGTGTTCAGTTTATCGATTCAACCGACGGCACACATCAGGTGATTTTCCCGGACGTCGATGAGCAGACACAAGTCACCCTGACCTTCACAGTCACAGACAGTCACGACAACCAGGTGAGCAAAACCTGGCAGGTAACTGTGATGCCCAAGTCCACTGCCGGACACATTGATCTCGTCGATACCCTGACACTAGCAGGAGGGGGACATGCCTCGATTACTGCGACCTTTGCTGTGACATCCGATATTGAAAAGGTTGATTGGCGCACAGACGGTTTTGAGCTCTCTAATAAGACAATCCTGCAAGGATATAACACGCGCTCAGGAGAAAGTACCTTTAGCTTTGATTCACCTGAGGTCACGCAAACCCAAGAATTTGATATTATCTTCGAAATTACCACCAGTGACGAAGTCATCACTAAAACCATCAAGGTCACGCTGGCACCGGAATCTGAGCCATCACTGACTGTCAGCCTGCCCGAACAGGTTACTGTGAATGAAAAAAACTCGCTGACAATACATGCTACAACTACCAATACCGATGACATCATCAGCTATGACTGGCAATGGCAAGGCACGACTCAGCCTTCTCAACAAACCCAAGATAAAGCTGCTTATACCTTCAGTGCTCCTGAAGTGAGTGCAGACCAAACCTTTACACTCCAACTCACTGTAACTATGAAGGGCGACATCAAAAAAACGGCAGAGACAACTGTTGTTGTGCAAAACGTCACCGACTTACAGGGCCTTAAGCTTACATTGGACCGCTCGGTCGCAGTGCCTGGACAAACAATCACAGCGTATTCCAACTTAACTGATTTCGATGATGTTGAAAATGTTACATGGAATATTCCTGACTTTAGTGATGAACTACTAAATAAATCAAACGATAAACTCGTGATTACCATCCCTGATGAAGATATCTTGCAAACTTCACGGCAAATTGAGTACACAGTTAAGCTCAAAAATGGTACTGAGCAATCAACCTTTGCTAATTTCACCTACGCCAATAGCACAGCAGCTAAAACCTTGATGATAGTCAAAGATCCCGGCGAATTTTCTATCTATCCGGACAGCAGTAGAATTTTAGAATTGGAATTTAATGGCGACGTTGATATCGAAGAAGTCATCGTTTCCAGTAGTGATTACGATCCCTATGACACCCTCGAAGCGATTAATGAGCGTAAGTATTTAACGCTAATCCTGAACAAAAAAACGATTACCCGTAAAGGCCTGACTGTCATAAAAGTCACAGCTAAAGCGGGTGATATTGTGCGTGAAAGTACGATTATTGGTACGGCTCATAACGCCATCGTCATCCCCTATGCTGGCGTAGAAGAGACCTATATTATGGGCAGCGAGGCGCACGTTTTTGGGCAAGTTTTTCACCTGAATGATATGCAAGATTTACCAAGTCACTGGCAGGCAGAGAGCACGGATGATAATGTAACCATTAAGCAAGTGTCGGATACCAGTGCTTCTGTAAAGTACAATGGTGAGACAGAACGCACCCTGACGCTTGAATTTCACGCCACTGATGAGCATGACCAGAGCGATCATAGCGATGTCAAACTAAGATATGAAAGCAATTACACTGTTCGAGGTGATGACTATGTTTGTAAAGTAACGGATGGTCAATTTGAATATTGCCGTGAAACCTTAGGTCAGACACTCTCTCTGGATGCCCCTGTCGAACTCAAACAAGTGATAACTAAAGGCGACTATGCCTGCTTGCTTGGCAATTATGGGACAATCATTTGTAATGCCAAGGGCGATAACCCGGTGAAAAACGTGCCTGCACAATTGCTTGCGACAAAACTTAACGCTGTCGACGCAAATAATGTATGTGCCCAGCTAAGCGATGCCAGCTGGCAGTGCTGGGGTAGTCGGGGCACAGAACTGACTGATCTGCTTGCGGCAAATGCGACCGTACATAAAGTACTGGCAAACGGCTCTCTCGCCTGTCTGGTAAGCAACAAAGACATCAAATGTTATAACGGTGACACGCAAACTAAACTAATCAAAGACGTATTACCACAAGATCTATTGCTGTATATAGGAGAAATTTGCTACCGAACAGGTCGCGGAACTCTAAAATGCGATATTGAGTAA
- a CDS encoding efflux RND transporter permease subunit has protein sequence MQGTREKGLIAWFARNPVAANLLMIFILVGGLLSAFTIRKQMFPQFENNWLSVQAVYPGAAPQEVEEGITIKVEESMEGLEGIKRLITYSNRGFSQTWIEVEEKYDPQDVLDEVKMQVDSISTFPAGMERPIVRRDKFEQEVMFLSLNGEMNFHQLKQLGNEIHDEMLALPGVNLVGFNGGLNYEISIEISPDRLREYGLTFRDISEAVKNFSANMSAGQIRSDNGYISMRVENQAYRGHEFEQLPLLTLADGAQIKLGDVATVTDGFEEGLLYSRYNGRNSLVFEVRASKDQDITKVAQVMKAYLADKATQLPQGVELEPFIDLTYYLEGRLNMMVENMLWGGILVMLMLALFLRVRLAFWVMMGLPVSFLGAFLFMPMGMLDVTINLASLFAFILVLGIVVDDAIVVGESAHAEIEKHGHSLDNVVRGVKRVAIPATFGVLTTVAAFLPQTFATGPAAAFSKAIGGVIILCLLFSLVESKLILPAHLAAMKDRPDNPKNPLHRARAIIDGALKNFIENLYRPFIERCIHYRYTVIVAFLSIIIVSGGMFAGGLVKFVANPKIPHDFPRITIDMNLSSSESATLATAKKVEQVILDVEKQIEAQYGANMIKDLSVNLRGRTTASIMAILVEPHKRPIDTFALSALWRENMPPLPGVKSLNIQDSIMNGGRDDGDISFRLEGKDKKALQEVAGKLKEKLRTIAGVGDVNDSMQSSTEEVQLELKPLAYSMGLTLADVASQVNFSYYGLEAQRILRRGEEIKVMIRYPQEQRNTISDIQSVRIITPSGAEVPLGEIADINLVEGVNRIRRENAKRTINVWASVDTDQAEPFKIAEEIRDEYLPSLLQNYPGVSSSVAGRIQEEMDSVAEQIRDFALSLMIIFALLAIPLRSYSQPILIMSVIPFGVVGAVFGHMVLGMTMSSLSFFGIIAVAGVVVNDSLVMVDFVNKAREQGMTIKEAVVEAGCKRFRAILLTSLTTFIGLVPILLETSLQAQIVIPMAVSLAFGVLFATVITLILIPCQYVALEDLKRIIKRFRKPQASEETLQQS, from the coding sequence ATGCAAGGCACACGTGAAAAAGGCTTGATAGCCTGGTTTGCCCGCAATCCGGTTGCGGCAAACCTGTTGATGATTTTTATCCTGGTGGGCGGCTTGCTCAGTGCTTTTACCATACGCAAGCAGATGTTTCCCCAGTTTGAAAACAACTGGTTAAGTGTTCAGGCAGTGTACCCGGGCGCTGCACCACAAGAAGTTGAAGAAGGGATCACCATTAAAGTTGAAGAGTCGATGGAAGGGCTTGAAGGGATTAAACGCCTAATCACCTACTCTAACCGAGGCTTCTCGCAAACCTGGATCGAAGTAGAAGAAAAGTACGACCCGCAAGACGTGCTGGACGAAGTAAAAATGCAGGTCGACTCTATTTCAACCTTTCCGGCTGGCATGGAGCGTCCAATAGTCCGCCGCGATAAATTTGAACAAGAAGTGATGTTTTTGTCACTTAATGGCGAAATGAACTTCCACCAGCTGAAACAACTGGGAAATGAAATACATGACGAGATGCTCGCATTGCCAGGCGTCAACCTTGTTGGTTTCAATGGTGGCCTGAATTATGAGATCAGCATTGAGATTAGCCCAGATAGACTCCGCGAATATGGCCTGACATTCCGAGATATTTCGGAAGCCGTTAAAAACTTCTCAGCTAATATGTCGGCAGGTCAGATCCGCTCAGACAACGGTTATATATCAATGCGGGTCGAAAATCAGGCCTATCGCGGCCATGAGTTTGAACAACTGCCGCTGTTAACACTTGCTGATGGCGCACAAATAAAGCTAGGTGATGTTGCGACTGTCACAGATGGCTTTGAAGAAGGCCTGTTGTACTCTCGTTACAACGGCAGAAACTCACTGGTATTTGAGGTAAGAGCGTCAAAAGATCAGGATATCACCAAAGTTGCGCAGGTTATGAAAGCTTACCTGGCTGATAAAGCAACACAATTGCCTCAGGGGGTCGAGCTTGAGCCCTTTATCGATCTCACTTATTACCTTGAAGGCCGCCTCAACATGATGGTAGAAAACATGTTGTGGGGCGGTATCCTGGTCATGCTCATGCTAGCGCTGTTTTTGCGCGTTCGCCTGGCTTTTTGGGTTATGATGGGGTTACCTGTGTCGTTTTTAGGGGCGTTCTTATTCATGCCGATGGGCATGCTGGATGTCACGATTAACCTCGCCTCTTTATTTGCTTTCATTCTGGTGCTGGGCATCGTGGTCGATGACGCGATTGTTGTTGGCGAATCAGCCCATGCTGAAATTGAAAAACATGGTCACAGTCTCGACAACGTAGTGCGAGGTGTAAAACGTGTCGCCATTCCCGCAACGTTTGGAGTATTAACCACAGTCGCCGCATTTTTACCACAAACCTTTGCAACAGGTCCTGCCGCCGCATTCTCCAAAGCCATTGGTGGTGTGATTATTTTGTGCCTGCTGTTTTCACTGGTTGAGTCTAAACTTATCCTGCCCGCGCATTTGGCAGCGATGAAAGACCGCCCGGATAACCCTAAAAACCCGCTACACCGCGCCAGAGCTATCATTGATGGGGCACTTAAAAATTTCATTGAAAATCTCTACCGCCCATTTATCGAACGCTGTATTCATTATCGATATACTGTGATCGTCGCTTTCCTGTCTATCATCATTGTCAGCGGCGGTATGTTCGCAGGCGGTCTGGTTAAGTTTGTTGCAAACCCAAAAATTCCCCATGACTTCCCTCGTATCACCATAGATATGAACCTGTCATCTTCCGAGTCTGCGACTTTGGCCACGGCCAAGAAAGTGGAGCAGGTTATTCTGGATGTTGAGAAGCAGATTGAAGCGCAGTATGGTGCGAACATGATAAAAGACCTGTCTGTGAATCTGCGCGGCCGAACCACCGCTTCAATCATGGCCATTTTGGTAGAACCCCATAAGCGCCCTATAGATACCTTTGCCCTGAGTGCACTTTGGCGAGAAAACATGCCCCCACTGCCAGGTGTGAAATCATTGAATATCCAGGACAGCATTATGAATGGTGGCCGGGATGATGGTGATATCAGCTTCCGCCTGGAAGGCAAAGACAAAAAAGCACTGCAAGAAGTCGCTGGCAAGCTCAAGGAGAAGCTCCGTACTATTGCTGGTGTGGGCGATGTCAATGATTCCATGCAATCAAGCACAGAAGAAGTGCAGCTCGAACTTAAACCGCTTGCCTACAGCATGGGCCTCACTTTGGCTGACGTGGCATCTCAGGTCAACTTCAGCTACTACGGCCTGGAAGCACAAAGGATCCTGCGCCGTGGTGAAGAGATCAAAGTCATGATCCGTTATCCACAAGAGCAGCGTAATACCATCAGCGACATTCAGTCAGTCCGGATAATTACGCCTAGCGGAGCAGAAGTCCCATTGGGAGAAATTGCCGATATTAACCTGGTCGAGGGGGTCAATCGTATCCGTCGCGAAAATGCGAAAAGGACTATCAATGTCTGGGCATCTGTTGACACAGATCAGGCTGAGCCATTCAAAATCGCTGAAGAGATCAGAGATGAGTACTTACCTTCACTGTTACAAAACTACCCAGGTGTAAGCAGCAGTGTTGCTGGTCGCATTCAGGAAGAAATGGACAGTGTAGCTGAGCAAATTCGCGACTTTGCTTTGTCTTTGATGATCATATTTGCGCTGCTGGCAATTCCACTTCGCTCCTATTCTCAGCCTATCCTGATTATGTCTGTCATCCCATTTGGTGTCGTAGGTGCAGTTTTTGGCCACATGGTACTCGGTATGACTATGAGCAGCTTGTCTTTCTTTGGCATCATCGCAGTCGCAGGCGTGGTCGTTAATGACTCACTGGTCATGGTCGACTTTGTCAACAAAGCGCGAGAGCAAGGCATGACCATCAAGGAAGCGGTTGTTGAAGCAGGTTGCAAGCGCTTCAGAGCCATTTTGTTGACTTCTCTGACTACTTTTATTGGCCTGGTCCCCATTCTTCTGGAAACCAGTCTGCAGGCACAAATCGTGATACCTATGGCAGTCTCTTTGGCATTTGGTGTGTTATTCGCGACGGTGATCACACTGATCCTCATTCCTTGTCAATACGTGGCACTGGAAGATCTCAAACGCATTATCAAACGCTTTAGAAAGCCACAAGCAAGCGAAGAAACATTGCAGCAAAGCTAA
- a CDS encoding efflux RND transporter periplasmic adaptor subunit translates to MASKKQILLPVAVLLGGLATAFAFSAMKQPPEEKPEKVIHPLVEVQPIDMAPMQLMVDSYGLVTPKYSTELVAQVSGQLIELSDKFVKGGFVRQGETLARIDPNDYEAALIEAEASLAQAHSALEIEQAQAHVAKTEWQRIKDNAHSTIPSELYLRKPQLAEKLARFKAAQASVKRAKRNLERTYIKAPYDAIITNRSLSLGSVVNPGSTLGVLNAISVAEIRLPVADHELRYLHNNGLDATVKLSAKVAGQAVSWQGTIVRSEGVVDNKSRMTYLVAQVAAPYDNPSQPLRFGTYLNAQIEGVSVSNAVRIPRHLIREGKVALLDQNQQLTFKPVTIIREVDGYAVATEGLSDGQQLITSALEYPTEGMQLRLDTSPVIAAETQLALKEE, encoded by the coding sequence GTGGCTAGTAAAAAACAAATCCTATTACCCGTTGCGGTGCTACTCGGTGGCCTCGCCACCGCTTTTGCATTCTCTGCAATGAAGCAACCGCCCGAAGAAAAACCTGAAAAAGTCATTCATCCGCTGGTTGAAGTGCAGCCAATTGATATGGCCCCGATGCAACTGATGGTCGACTCTTACGGGCTCGTCACCCCTAAGTACAGCACTGAACTGGTCGCTCAGGTCAGTGGCCAGTTAATAGAGCTGTCAGACAAGTTTGTCAAAGGGGGGTTTGTGCGCCAGGGAGAAACCTTAGCGCGCATTGACCCCAATGACTATGAAGCCGCGTTAATTGAGGCCGAAGCGAGCCTGGCTCAGGCACACTCTGCGCTAGAAATTGAACAGGCACAGGCTCATGTCGCCAAAACAGAATGGCAACGAATTAAAGACAATGCACACTCGACCATTCCCTCTGAGCTGTATCTGCGCAAGCCTCAGCTGGCAGAAAAGCTGGCGCGTTTCAAAGCAGCACAGGCCAGTGTCAAACGTGCAAAACGCAATCTCGAGCGCACCTACATTAAGGCGCCCTATGACGCCATTATTACTAATCGCTCATTGAGCCTTGGCAGTGTTGTTAACCCAGGCAGTACTTTGGGTGTTCTGAACGCAATATCCGTAGCAGAGATCCGCTTACCTGTTGCGGACCACGAACTGAGATATCTGCATAACAATGGGTTAGATGCCACGGTGAAATTATCTGCAAAAGTCGCAGGGCAAGCCGTTTCGTGGCAAGGCACAATTGTACGCAGCGAAGGCGTTGTCGATAATAAAAGCCGCATGACCTATCTGGTTGCTCAGGTCGCTGCACCATATGATAACCCGAGCCAGCCACTGCGCTTTGGTACTTACCTGAATGCACAAATAGAGGGTGTATCAGTCAGTAATGCGGTGCGGATCCCTCGTCACTTGATACGCGAAGGCAAAGTGGCGTTACTTGACCAGAATCAACAACTCACTTTCAAGCCCGTCACCATTATTCGCGAAGTAGACGGATATGCGGTGGCCACAGAAGGCCTGAGCGACGGACAACAACTCATTACCTCTGCTCTGGAATACCCGACGGAAGGAATGCAATTGCGCCTTGATACATCGCCAGTGATTGCCGCAGAGACGCAACTGGCTTTAAAGGAGGAGTAA
- a CDS encoding zinc/iron-chelating domain-containing protein encodes MECRLGCGACCIAPSISSPIPGMPQGKPAGERCVQLDDDNLCKLFGDPSRPKVCGDFVPCEDVCGTDNAHAMWLITELEQCT; translated from the coding sequence ATGGAGTGTCGTTTGGGTTGTGGTGCATGTTGCATAGCACCAAGTATCAGTTCGCCAATTCCGGGAATGCCGCAGGGCAAACCCGCGGGAGAGCGGTGTGTACAACTGGATGATGATAATCTGTGTAAGTTGTTTGGCGATCCCAGTCGCCCTAAAGTCTGTGGCGACTTTGTGCCCTGTGAAGATGTATGTGGGACAGATAATGCGCATGCAATGTGGTTGATCACTGAGCTGGAGCAGTGTACTTAG
- the map gene encoding type I methionyl aminopeptidase, translated as MTQVTIKNNAAISLMRESGAMLAQVFKALDEQVKPGVTTLQLDEFVEHYIVDVLGATPASRGQYGYPYSINTSINEVVCHGMPNAKHLIDSRDILNIDITLKHQGYIADSSKMYMMPNASDAARALVNNTVKALWRGINQVKPGATLGDIGHAIGEFARLKGLSVVREYCGHGIGTEMHEAPEVLHFGRPGTGLKLIPGMTFTIEPMLNQGSHRVKTLKDGWTVVTRDRALSAQAEHTLLVTPTGFEVLTLREEEKLEGLPANTLPHT; from the coding sequence TTGACTCAGGTCACGATCAAAAATAATGCAGCCATCTCGCTTATGCGCGAATCTGGGGCCATGTTAGCCCAAGTATTTAAAGCCCTGGATGAGCAAGTAAAACCAGGCGTCACAACACTACAACTGGATGAATTCGTTGAGCATTATATTGTAGATGTGCTTGGTGCTACTCCAGCGAGTAGAGGTCAGTATGGATACCCTTACTCAATCAATACGTCAATTAACGAAGTCGTCTGTCACGGCATGCCAAACGCAAAACATCTCATTGATAGCAGAGATATTCTGAATATCGATATCACCCTTAAACATCAAGGTTACATTGCTGATTCCAGCAAAATGTATATGATGCCAAATGCCAGTGATGCAGCCCGGGCGCTGGTTAACAATACCGTCAAAGCACTGTGGCGTGGTATCAATCAGGTAAAGCCCGGCGCAACACTGGGCGATATCGGCCATGCAATTGGAGAGTTTGCACGGCTAAAAGGGTTGAGCGTCGTAAGAGAATATTGCGGCCACGGAATTGGCACTGAAATGCACGAAGCACCTGAAGTGCTGCATTTTGGACGCCCTGGTACCGGACTAAAACTCATACCCGGCATGACCTTCACCATTGAGCCGATGCTTAATCAGGGTAGCCACAGGGTTAAGACGCTCAAAGATGGCTGGACTGTGGTGACAAGAGACCGTGCTTTATCAGCTCAGGCAGAGCACACACTCTTGGTAACCCCGACAGGATTTGAAGTATTAACCTTGCGAGAAGAAGAAAAACTAGAAGGTTTGCCTGCCAATACCCTACCGCATACTTAG
- a CDS encoding ParD-like family protein has product MGIVKISDEVHEELRQASHVMSRSINAQAEFWIKMGRLAELNPDMTFAQIIRQQLNHTRNDTIDSGHDQK; this is encoded by the coding sequence ATGGGTATCGTTAAAATTTCAGACGAAGTACACGAAGAGCTACGACAGGCCAGTCATGTTATGTCACGGTCTATCAATGCTCAGGCGGAGTTTTGGATCAAAATGGGCCGACTGGCGGAACTGAACCCAGATATGACCTTTGCCCAAATAATCAGACAACAACTTAATCACACAAGGAATGACACCATTGACTCAGGTCACGATCAAAAATAA
- the rsmF gene encoding 16S rRNA (cytosine(1407)-C(5))-methyltransferase RsmF gives MDNKTYIPDDFIADVASYLPAHLTMDDFIASCRTGLRRAVRVNTLKMSLQEFEHQAAQLNWHIEPIPWCEQGYWLTRTAEEEANLPIGNTALHLSGCIYVQEASSMLPPMALATSLTPGEHVLDMAAAPGSKTSQLAALMGNQGILIANELSSSRLKTLAATLKRMGVANCALSHFDGQVFGDYMYESFDHILLDAPCSGEGTVRKDPDALKNWSLASNQDIAEVQKTLIHSAFMALKPGGTLVYSTCTLTPVENQQICDHLLEAFSEHVEVVPLNTLFPDANKAATAQGYLHVWPQIYDSEGFFIAKFRKTGSVEHPQQKTKKGQFPFSPTTKKDQQAFEASIKQQFGIKSLPGTLMSRDKELWLFPQHMETLQEKIKYSRIGIKVATTHKNGVKLEHEFATCLGHLATSNVFELDPAQAKAYFQGQDIRLGSPGPAQGEVVLTLCGAPVGLGKWQKAKIKNKLPRDLVLNGQLITWV, from the coding sequence TTGGACAACAAAACTTATATTCCCGATGATTTTATTGCAGATGTCGCCAGCTACCTACCGGCGCACCTGACGATGGATGACTTTATTGCCAGCTGTCGCACCGGCCTGCGACGCGCTGTCCGTGTTAATACCCTAAAGATGTCGCTGCAAGAATTTGAACATCAGGCTGCGCAACTAAACTGGCACATTGAGCCTATTCCCTGGTGCGAGCAGGGCTACTGGCTAACCCGCACAGCAGAAGAAGAAGCCAACCTGCCTATCGGTAATACTGCCCTGCACCTGAGTGGCTGTATCTACGTTCAAGAAGCAAGCTCTATGCTGCCACCTATGGCGCTGGCCACTTCTTTGACACCAGGAGAGCATGTACTGGATATGGCCGCAGCGCCGGGGTCAAAAACGTCACAGTTGGCCGCTTTAATGGGCAATCAGGGGATTCTGATTGCCAATGAACTCTCATCTTCCCGATTAAAGACACTGGCCGCTACGCTAAAGCGTATGGGCGTGGCCAACTGCGCACTGTCACACTTTGATGGTCAGGTGTTTGGTGATTATATGTATGAAAGTTTTGATCATATATTACTGGATGCGCCCTGCTCTGGAGAAGGGACTGTGCGCAAAGACCCGGATGCGCTTAAGAACTGGTCACTGGCATCGAACCAGGACATCGCCGAGGTACAAAAAACACTGATCCACAGTGCCTTTATGGCCTTAAAACCCGGCGGTACTTTGGTGTATTCAACCTGTACCCTGACACCAGTAGAAAACCAGCAGATCTGCGACCACCTGCTCGAGGCCTTCTCAGAACATGTCGAAGTCGTACCACTTAACACTTTGTTCCCGGATGCTAACAAAGCAGCTACGGCACAAGGCTACTTACATGTCTGGCCGCAAATCTACGACAGTGAAGGTTTTTTTATTGCCAAATTTAGAAAAACAGGCAGTGTCGAGCACCCACAACAAAAGACAAAAAAAGGACAATTTCCCTTTTCGCCCACCACCAAAAAAGACCAGCAAGCATTTGAGGCAAGTATAAAGCAACAGTTTGGGATCAAGTCTTTACCTGGCACGCTAATGAGTCGAGACAAAGAATTATGGTTATTTCCTCAACACATGGAAACACTGCAGGAAAAAATCAAATACTCGCGAATTGGCATTAAAGTCGCCACAACCCATAAAAATGGGGTCAAACTTGAGCACGAGTTTGCTACCTGCCTCGGTCATCTTGCAACAAGTAATGTGTTTGAGTTAGATCCCGCACAAGCAAAAGCATACTTTCAGGGACAAGATATCCGCCTTGGTTCCCCGGGACCCGCACAGGGTGAGGTGGTACTTACACTATGCGGCGCACCAGTCGGGCTCGGCAAGTGGCAAAAAGCCAAAATCAAAAACAAGCTGCCACGCGATCTGGTACTCAATGGCCAGTTAATAACTTGGGTATAA
- a CDS encoding ArsJ-associated glyceraldehyde-3-phosphate dehydrogenase, translating into MTIKVGINGFGRMGRLTMRALWQSAGIEIVNINDPGGDAHTLAHLMNFDSVHGKWQFEAQASDAGTMVIADKHITVTQQKQIESIDWSGCDLVIEASGKMKTKEKLAGYFAQGVKQVVVTAPVKEEGVLNVVMGVNQQLFEAESHPIVTAASCTTNCLAPVVKVLQDNIGIKHGSMTTIHDITNTQTIIDAPHKDLRRARACGTSLIPTTTGSATAITHIFPELKGKLNGHAVRVPLTNASITDCVFEVNRETTVEEINGWMEQAAQGELAGILGYETRPLVSIDYKTDPRSAIIDALSTMVVNGTQVKLYVWYDNEWGYANRTADLVRYVIAQRWG; encoded by the coding sequence ATGACAATCAAAGTAGGTATCAATGGATTTGGACGCATGGGCAGATTGACCATGCGGGCATTATGGCAATCGGCAGGCATAGAAATTGTAAACATTAACGACCCGGGCGGTGATGCGCATACACTGGCGCACCTGATGAACTTTGACTCAGTGCATGGTAAGTGGCAATTCGAAGCGCAAGCCAGTGATGCAGGCACTATGGTGATTGCAGATAAACACATTACCGTAACGCAGCAAAAACAGATCGAAAGCATTGACTGGTCTGGTTGTGATTTGGTCATTGAAGCCAGTGGCAAGATGAAAACCAAAGAGAAGCTGGCGGGTTACTTTGCGCAGGGTGTCAAACAGGTCGTGGTAACAGCGCCGGTAAAAGAAGAGGGTGTACTGAATGTTGTGATGGGCGTCAACCAGCAGCTATTCGAGGCTGAGTCTCACCCCATAGTGACGGCTGCATCGTGCACCACTAACTGTCTTGCACCTGTTGTTAAAGTGTTGCAGGACAACATTGGTATTAAACATGGGTCAATGACCACAATTCACGACATCACTAATACTCAGACCATTATTGATGCGCCACATAAAGATCTGCGCAGAGCCCGTGCTTGTGGCACAAGCTTAATTCCTACTACGACCGGATCGGCGACCGCTATAACTCATATATTTCCGGAACTGAAAGGGAAGCTGAATGGTCACGCGGTGCGCGTGCCGCTGACGAATGCGTCGATCACCGACTGTGTATTCGAAGTAAATCGCGAAACAACCGTCGAAGAAATCAATGGCTGGATGGAGCAGGCTGCACAGGGAGAGCTAGCTGGCATTTTGGGTTATGAAACTCGCCCTTTGGTGTCCATCGACTATAAAACGGACCCGCGCAGCGCTATTATTGATGCTCTGTCTACTATGGTCGTAAATGGGACTCAGGTTAAGCTTTACGTTTGGTATGACAATGAGTGGGGCTATGCTAATCGCACCGCTGATCTTGTGCGCTACGTGATTGCTCAGCGTTGGGGGTAA